From a region of the Trueperaceae bacterium genome:
- a CDS encoding PAS domain S-box protein — MNDHLQSAPEIAPELFLRHAPMFVAYIDDLVCYRYVNQRYADLLGFRPEEMLGRHVRDVLGEELYSSIAPHVTEALRGETASYRQWVKLPRLGLRFVNTIYTPHLVGGTVSGFFAYGLDITEQRRLEEAQQESDRKYRAVFENAAVGIVRAGPDGEWLEVNDRFCTMLGYDREEVLALNLKQVTHPDDLAEDLRLLGELYAGERDQFDLEKRYRRKDGTVIWASLTVSCIRDGEGQPLYAVGIVSDITARKRAEEEVRKLNLTLEQRIERRTAELSALNEELDAFNYSVSHDLRAPLRGIDGFSSLLEEEYGETIPEEARGYLERVRASATRMGQLLDALLTLSRMTRGGLNERRVSLSGIARETVSAIRQELQDREVTVEVEEGLEVCADESLLRILLRTLLDNAWKFTRDRSDASVRVGCDLQGSERVYYVSDNGAGFDERYADKLFVPFQRLHSPKQFEGRGVGLATAQRIVHRHQGRIWAKGAVGQGATFYFTLPDKGCA, encoded by the coding sequence TTGAACGACCACCTTCAGTCGGCGCCTGAGATCGCGCCCGAGTTGTTCCTCCGCCATGCCCCCATGTTCGTCGCCTACATCGACGATCTGGTCTGCTATCGCTACGTCAATCAGCGCTACGCGGATCTGCTCGGGTTCAGGCCCGAAGAGATGCTCGGTCGGCACGTGCGTGATGTCCTGGGCGAGGAGCTGTATTCGTCTATCGCCCCCCATGTGACCGAGGCTCTGCGCGGAGAAACGGCCTCCTATCGCCAGTGGGTGAAACTTCCTCGCTTAGGGCTGCGCTTCGTCAACACGATCTACACCCCTCACCTCGTCGGTGGAACCGTGTCGGGGTTCTTCGCCTACGGACTGGACATCACCGAGCAGCGCCGACTCGAAGAAGCCCAGCAGGAGAGCGACCGGAAGTATCGGGCGGTGTTCGAGAACGCCGCGGTGGGGATCGTGCGGGCCGGGCCCGATGGCGAATGGCTCGAGGTCAACGACCGCTTCTGCACCATGTTGGGCTACGACCGCGAGGAGGTCCTCGCACTAAATCTCAAGCAGGTCACGCACCCGGACGACCTCGCCGAGGATCTCCGACTGCTGGGGGAGCTCTACGCGGGCGAACGAGACCAGTTCGACCTCGAGAAGCGCTACCGCCGCAAGGACGGCACCGTGATATGGGCCAGCCTGACGGTATCGTGCATCCGCGACGGAGAGGGCCAACCGCTCTATGCGGTGGGGATCGTCAGCGACATAACCGCTCGCAAGCGGGCCGAGGAGGAGGTGCGGAAGCTGAACCTCACCCTCGAGCAACGCATCGAGCGGCGCACCGCCGAACTCTCGGCGCTGAACGAGGAGCTGGACGCCTTCAACTACAGCGTCAGCCACGACCTGAGGGCGCCACTACGAGGCATAGACGGTTTCTCGAGCCTACTGGAAGAGGAGTACGGGGAGACGATTCCCGAGGAGGCGCGCGGCTACCTCGAGCGGGTCCGTGCCAGCGCTACCCGCATGGGACAGCTGCTCGATGCCCTGCTGACCCTCTCCCGCATGACGCGGGGCGGCCTGAACGAGCGGAGGGTGAGCCTGAGCGGGATCGCCCGCGAGACGGTGAGCGCGATCAGGCAGGAACTGCAGGACCGCGAAGTGACGGTCGAGGTCGAGGAGGGTCTGGAGGTGTGCGCCGACGAGTCGCTGTTGCGCATCCTCCTGAGGACGCTCCTCGACAACGCCTGGAAGTTCACTCGGGACCGCTCGGACGCTTCGGTGAGAGTCGGTTGCGACCTGCAGGGGAGCGAGAGAGTCTACTACGTGAGCGACAACGGCGCCGGCTTCGACGAGCGTTATGCCGATAAGCTCTTCGTCCCGTTCCAGCGCCTTCACAGCCCCAAGCAGTTCGAGGGGCGCGGGGTGGGGCTGGCGACCGCGCAGCGGATCGTGCACCGGCACCAGGGTCGGATCTGGGCCAAGGGCGCCGTGGGCCAAGGCGCCACCTTCTACTTCACCCTGCCGGACAAGGGTTGTGCCTGA
- a CDS encoding nucleotide exchange factor GrpE translates to MSEITDHDKEMRENAEAGVERQEPQNGLQGDGEAAPAGSEPRSADEQEVEVLRSELVRLQEELHEAGSRADEMKDRYLRARAELDNYRKRAAMEAERAREAGLDSAVLPVLSVYDDLKRALEAAEGTDPAGIVPGVQGVLTTLERNLGNLGIEPVGRVGESFDPDLHEALTTVPTDEADKSETIAEVFQLGFRRGDRLIRPARVVVYQS, encoded by the coding sequence ATGAGCGAGATAACCGACCACGACAAGGAGATGCGCGAGAACGCCGAAGCGGGCGTTGAGCGCCAGGAGCCGCAGAACGGGCTGCAGGGAGACGGTGAAGCGGCGCCCGCCGGCAGCGAGCCGCGCAGCGCCGACGAACAGGAGGTCGAGGTGCTCCGCAGCGAACTCGTCCGCCTGCAGGAGGAGCTTCACGAGGCCGGCAGCCGCGCCGATGAGATGAAAGACCGCTACCTTCGCGCCCGGGCCGAGCTGGACAACTACCGGAAGCGCGCCGCGATGGAGGCGGAGCGCGCGCGGGAGGCGGGCCTCGACAGCGCCGTCCTGCCGGTCCTGTCCGTGTACGACGACCTCAAGCGGGCCCTGGAGGCGGCCGAGGGAACCGATCCCGCCGGCATCGTTCCGGGCGTCCAGGGGGTACTTACCACTCTCGAGCGCAACCTCGGCAACCTGGGCATCGAGCCGGTTGGCCGAGTGGGCGAGAGCTTCGACCCGGACCTCCACGAGGCGTTGACGACCGTTCCTACCGACGAAGCCGACAAGTCCGAGACCATCGCCGAAGTCTTCCAACTGGGCTTCCGCAGGGGCGACCGGCTCATCCGGCCCGCCCGGGTGGTCGTCTACCAGAGCTGA
- a CDS encoding DnaJ C-terminal domain-containing protein — MAAYKDYYQILDLPRSASQKEIRAAFRKLAAKYHPDRNKDDPGAEERFKEINEAYTVLSDEEKRKFYDQYGSNGGPPPYAQGSDGRGYTTVNAEEFAGFSDFFQSLFGGGFGGFQGSYQTSFGPESFGGYQEGSFSNRPVQQRATEAELVIDLPLAFRGGVTTVSIDGRRVEINIPAGTRDGARLRLRGQAPGGGDLILRIRLQEHPVFTLDGDNVKVKVQVPDYRAVLGGAVRVPTLDGEVEMKLPAGTRTGRVLRLRGQGWPRSRRSSGEKAERGDELAEIVVTIPTSPTAEQRKLYEQLEAAAGSAGDEKAKSKATA, encoded by the coding sequence ATGGCCGCGTACAAGGACTACTACCAGATCCTCGATCTTCCCCGCAGTGCCTCCCAGAAGGAGATCCGCGCCGCGTTCAGGAAGCTGGCGGCCAAGTATCACCCGGACAGGAACAAGGATGACCCCGGAGCCGAGGAGCGGTTCAAGGAGATCAACGAGGCCTACACCGTCCTGAGCGACGAGGAGAAGCGGAAGTTCTACGACCAGTACGGGAGCAACGGGGGACCGCCTCCCTACGCGCAAGGTTCCGACGGACGGGGCTACACGACCGTGAACGCCGAGGAGTTCGCCGGTTTCAGCGACTTCTTCCAGAGTCTCTTCGGCGGCGGCTTCGGCGGCTTCCAGGGGAGCTACCAGACGAGCTTCGGCCCCGAGTCGTTCGGCGGCTACCAGGAGGGGAGCTTCAGCAACCGCCCCGTCCAGCAGCGGGCCACGGAAGCGGAACTGGTAATCGACCTGCCCCTCGCCTTCCGTGGGGGCGTGACGACCGTGAGCATCGACGGTCGCAGGGTCGAGATCAACATCCCGGCGGGGACCCGCGACGGGGCCCGTCTCCGGCTCCGCGGCCAGGCACCGGGCGGCGGCGATCTCATCCTCAGGATCCGCCTGCAGGAGCACCCGGTCTTCACCCTGGACGGCGACAACGTGAAGGTGAAGGTCCAGGTGCCCGACTATCGGGCGGTCCTGGGCGGCGCCGTGCGAGTGCCCACGCTCGACGGTGAGGTCGAGATGAAGCTGCCAGCCGGGACCAGAACGGGCAGGGTACTCAGGTTGCGGGGGCAGGGCTGGCCCCGCTCGAGGAGATCGAGCGGGGAGAAGGCCGAACGTGGTGATGAACTCGCCGAGATCGTCGTGACGATCCCGACGTCGCCCACCGCCGAGCAGCGCAAGCTTTACGAGCAACTCGAAGCGGCAGCCGGGAGTGCCGGCGACGAGAAGGCGAAGTCGAAGGCGACGGCCTGA
- a CDS encoding peptidylprolyl isomerase gives MNPNITSSNRLCIAVLALLILLLTAAWAQSDEPTNEPADSSDEVVLKAGEYEETESEFESRFEIAIRGLAASQGLQLTDEVRSQLARFKPSYLEQRAAEVALLQEAEERGIVVSEEEVEGRLAEVRGNLAEGQDFGEVLEQAGFRDESQLRQLVKETETIQRTVDAIEAEIEVSDEEVMEFYEANQQMFEQPEQVCARHILVETVEEAEQTLADLEAGAEFAELAAERSIDPGSPDGDLGCFGRGRMVPPFEEAAFSAEVGEPVGPVESQFGQHIILVYDRQEATVADLEEVRPSIEQQLRSQQLAAAIEEVRQASNVEIFPERLDVPAPEEAAPEAPDGAVPAAPEEAAPATPDGEAAPAAPEDAAPEGEGEQQEPAPASPDDESAGSEGNDGQ, from the coding sequence GTGAATCCGAACATAACCTCAAGCAACCGGCTCTGCATCGCGGTATTGGCGCTCCTCATCCTGCTGCTCACCGCCGCGTGGGCCCAGTCCGACGAGCCGACGAACGAACCGGCCGATTCGAGCGACGAGGTCGTCCTCAAGGCGGGTGAGTACGAAGAAACCGAGAGCGAGTTCGAATCTCGCTTCGAGATCGCCATCCGCGGTCTGGCCGCCAGCCAGGGGCTGCAGCTTACCGACGAGGTGCGCTCGCAGCTAGCGCGCTTCAAGCCCAGCTACCTCGAACAGCGGGCCGCCGAAGTGGCCCTGCTGCAGGAGGCCGAGGAGCGTGGCATCGTCGTCAGCGAAGAAGAGGTCGAAGGGCGCCTCGCGGAAGTCCGGGGGAACCTGGCCGAGGGGCAGGATTTCGGCGAGGTGCTGGAACAAGCCGGCTTCCGCGACGAAAGCCAGCTTCGCCAGTTGGTGAAGGAGACCGAGACTATCCAGCGGACGGTAGACGCGATCGAAGCCGAGATAGAGGTCTCGGATGAAGAGGTCATGGAGTTCTACGAGGCCAACCAGCAGATGTTCGAGCAGCCCGAGCAGGTGTGCGCCCGGCACATCCTCGTCGAGACCGTCGAAGAAGCCGAACAGACGCTGGCCGATCTCGAGGCCGGCGCGGAGTTCGCCGAGCTGGCGGCGGAACGCAGTATCGACCCGGGGTCACCCGACGGCGACCTGGGCTGCTTCGGGCGCGGGCGGATGGTCCCACCCTTCGAGGAGGCTGCTTTCTCGGCCGAGGTGGGGGAGCCTGTGGGCCCGGTGGAGAGCCAGTTCGGTCAGCACATCATCCTCGTCTACGACCGGCAGGAGGCCACGGTGGCCGATCTCGAGGAGGTCCGCCCCAGTATCGAGCAGCAGTTGCGGAGCCAGCAGTTGGCCGCTGCTATCGAGGAGGTACGCCAAGCTTCGAACGTGGAGATCTTCCCCGAACGCCTGGACGTGCCGGCGCCTGAGGAAGCCGCGCCGGAGGCCCCGGATGGAGCTGTTCCCGCTGCTCCGGAAGAGGCTGCTCCCGCCACTCCAGATGGTGAGGCCGCTCCTGCGGCACCCGAGGACGCTGCGCCCGAGGGTGAGGGCGAACAGCAGGAGCCGGCGCCCGCGTCGCCGGACGACGAGTCCGCCGGTAGCGAGGGAAACGACGGCCAGTAG
- a CDS encoding DinB family protein: MADEEQLPVHHLSDALKRQYHAGLAMLRETIENCPEAEWTSRQHTNAYWQIAYHVLYFTHLYLQIEEAAFVPWSAHQSDVQHEDGIAGPADPQSDLPLLPRPYTRQEALEYLQLCDSLVDDAVDTMDLNSPDSGFSWYPISKLEHQLVNLRHLQHHTAQLADRLRASTGAGTRWVGSRTTTEAAD, translated from the coding sequence ATGGCCGACGAGGAACAGTTACCCGTGCACCACCTGAGCGACGCGCTCAAGCGGCAGTATCACGCCGGACTGGCGATGCTGCGCGAGACGATCGAGAACTGTCCCGAGGCCGAGTGGACGAGCAGGCAGCACACCAACGCCTACTGGCAGATCGCCTACCACGTGCTCTACTTCACCCACCTCTATCTGCAGATCGAAGAAGCAGCCTTCGTGCCCTGGTCCGCACACCAGTCGGATGTTCAGCACGAGGACGGGATCGCCGGCCCGGCCGACCCGCAAAGCGACCTGCCGCTCCTCCCCCGACCCTACACTCGGCAAGAGGCGCTCGAATATCTGCAACTGTGCGATTCGCTGGTCGACGATGCCGTGGACACGATGGACCTCAACAGCCCCGACAGCGGATTCTCCTGGTACCCCATCTCGAAGCTCGAGCACCAGCTGGTCAACCTCAGGCACCTCCAGCACCACACCGCCCAGCTTGCTGACAGGCTGCGGGCGAGCACGGGTGCCGGAACCAGGTGGGTAGGGAGCCGGACTACGACGGAAGCGGCGGACTGA
- the pdxH gene encoding pyridoxamine 5'-phosphate oxidase has product MGIEELRRGYRRAELRKRDLEPDPLVQFGKWMREAVGADLLEPTAMTLATADLSGRVSARMVLLKGYGPDGFLFYSNYTSRKAQDLAANPQAALVLYWDRLERQVRVEGVVEKISREASEAYFRSRPRGSQIGAWASPQSKPLSGRAELLEREAQARQRFEGREVPLPDHWGGFRLRPLALELWQGRPDRLHDRFRYSREEEGWRLERLAP; this is encoded by the coding sequence ATGGGCATCGAGGAGTTGAGAAGGGGTTACCGTCGCGCGGAACTCCGCAAACGCGACCTGGAACCGGACCCGCTGGTTCAGTTCGGCAAGTGGATGCGGGAAGCGGTGGGCGCCGATCTGCTGGAGCCCACCGCGATGACACTGGCGACGGCCGACCTCAGCGGGCGCGTTTCTGCTCGCATGGTGCTCCTCAAGGGGTACGGTCCTGACGGCTTCCTCTTCTACAGCAACTACACGAGCAGGAAGGCTCAGGACCTGGCAGCGAATCCGCAGGCGGCGTTGGTGCTCTACTGGGATCGACTCGAGCGGCAGGTGCGGGTCGAGGGCGTGGTCGAGAAGATCTCGCGCGAGGCGTCGGAGGCCTACTTCCGCTCCCGCCCTCGGGGTTCTCAGATAGGCGCTTGGGCCTCGCCGCAGAGCAAGCCATTGAGCGGCCGTGCCGAACTACTGGAGCGTGAGGCGCAGGCCAGGCAGCGGTTCGAGGGTCGTGAGGTTCCCCTGCCCGACCATTGGGGCGGATTCAGGCTGCGGCCGTTGGCCCTGGAACTGTGGCAGGGCCGGCCCGACCGCCTGCACGACCGGTTCCGCTACAGTCGGGAGGAGGAGGGCTGGCGCCTGGAGCGCCTGGCCCCGTGA
- a CDS encoding thioredoxin domain-containing protein: MANRLAGESSPYLRQHRDNPVDWYPWGPEAFDRARRENKPVLLSVGYSACHWCHVMAHESFEDPETARLMNEHFVNVKVDREERPDVDSVYMNAVQAMTGAGGWPMTVALTPEGEPFFGGTYFPPEDRYGRPSFRRVLEGLASAWRERHDEVASSAAEMREYLTKVAAAGGGRGNLDPSLPREAVETLHRQFDPRHGGFGAAPKFPPHSVLRFLLARPGDYARAMAHRTLREMAKGGIFDQLGGGFARYSVDERWLVPHFEKMLYDNAQLLSRYSEAYRLNADPLYERTIEMTVDWLQREMQSPEGAYYSALDADSEGEEGRYYLWEEAEFDGLLGSEAPLAKEWFGVSASGNFEGRNILTAAFDEEDFAERHDLDPNELDERIEGWRRKLLAARDRRVRPGLDDKVITSWNGLAIAGLADAGRVLHRPGYVDLARRAAGFARDELWRDGRLIHVHGGAHGRVPGLLEDYAFLGLGLLALYHASFEEEWLLWALELAEAMTDHFAAERGGFYSTPDDGEQLIVRPRGVSDSALPADNAAAAELLVHVARLTGEGALERQAEAAVAGMADLARQHPAGMGASLTTIEFLLHPPREVAVIGDPADEATRQLLRIVQQQPLPYAVVAHADGPDHPLVGRLPFLQGRGPIDGKPAAFVCEAGACRLPVTDPAELARELVEQAA, translated from the coding sequence ATGGCGAACCGGCTGGCCGGGGAATCGAGTCCCTATCTGAGGCAGCATCGCGACAACCCGGTCGACTGGTATCCATGGGGCCCTGAAGCGTTCGATCGAGCGCGGCGGGAGAACAAACCGGTGCTGCTCTCCGTCGGCTACTCCGCCTGCCACTGGTGCCACGTGATGGCGCACGAGAGCTTCGAGGACCCCGAAACCGCGCGCCTCATGAACGAGCACTTCGTCAATGTCAAGGTGGATCGTGAGGAGCGACCCGACGTCGACTCGGTCTACATGAACGCCGTACAGGCGATGACCGGAGCGGGGGGCTGGCCCATGACCGTGGCGCTTACGCCCGAGGGGGAACCGTTCTTCGGCGGCACCTACTTCCCTCCCGAAGACCGCTATGGGCGGCCCTCATTCCGCCGAGTGCTCGAGGGGCTGGCGTCCGCCTGGCGCGAACGGCACGACGAGGTAGCGTCCTCGGCGGCCGAGATGAGGGAGTACCTCACCAAGGTCGCTGCCGCAGGCGGCGGGAGGGGGAACCTCGATCCCTCGCTGCCGCGAGAGGCGGTCGAGACGCTCCACCGCCAGTTCGACCCACGGCACGGCGGCTTCGGCGCTGCTCCTAAGTTCCCACCCCACTCGGTGCTGCGCTTCCTGCTCGCCCGGCCCGGAGACTACGCCCGTGCGATGGCTCATCGAACTCTTCGCGAGATGGCGAAGGGCGGGATCTTCGATCAGCTCGGGGGAGGGTTCGCGCGCTACAGCGTCGACGAGCGCTGGCTGGTCCCGCACTTCGAGAAGATGCTCTACGACAACGCGCAGCTGCTATCGCGCTACAGCGAAGCGTACCGGCTCAACGCCGACCCGCTCTACGAGCGGACGATCGAGATGACCGTGGACTGGCTCCAGCGCGAGATGCAGAGTCCCGAGGGCGCCTACTACAGCGCCCTGGATGCCGACAGCGAAGGGGAGGAAGGGCGCTACTACCTGTGGGAAGAAGCTGAGTTCGACGGGCTTCTGGGGAGCGAGGCGCCCCTGGCGAAGGAGTGGTTCGGGGTCAGCGCGTCAGGGAACTTCGAGGGACGGAACATCCTCACTGCCGCCTTCGACGAGGAGGATTTCGCGGAACGTCACGACCTCGACCCCAATGAACTGGACGAGCGGATCGAAGGCTGGCGACGGAAGCTGCTGGCTGCGCGCGACAGGCGGGTACGGCCGGGCCTGGACGACAAGGTGATCACCTCCTGGAACGGCTTGGCGATAGCCGGCCTGGCCGATGCGGGACGCGTACTCCATCGACCCGGTTACGTAGACCTTGCCCGGCGCGCAGCCGGCTTCGCGCGGGATGAGTTGTGGAGAGACGGGCGCCTCATCCACGTTCACGGCGGGGCCCATGGACGCGTCCCCGGACTGCTCGAAGATTACGCCTTCCTGGGCCTGGGGCTCCTCGCCCTCTACCACGCCAGCTTCGAAGAGGAGTGGCTCCTCTGGGCTTTGGAGCTCGCGGAGGCGATGACGGATCATTTCGCTGCCGAGAGGGGCGGCTTCTACAGCACCCCTGACGACGGTGAGCAGTTGATCGTGAGGCCCCGTGGGGTATCCGACAGCGCCCTCCCGGCCGACAACGCGGCGGCCGCGGAGCTACTGGTGCACGTAGCCCGGCTCACCGGCGAGGGGGCGCTCGAACGCCAGGCCGAGGCGGCAGTCGCCGGCATGGCCGACCTCGCTCGGCAACATCCCGCCGGGATGGGAGCCAGCCTCACCACCATAGAGTTCCTGTTGCACCCGCCCCGTGAGGTGGCGGTCATCGGAGACCCGGCGGACGAGGCGACGAGGCAACTGCTGCGGATCGTGCAGCAACAGCCGCTCCCCTACGCTGTCGTCGCGCACGCCGACGGACCCGATCACCCCCTTGTCGGCCGGCTCCCGTTCCTCCAGGGCCGAGGGCCCATCGACGGCAAGCCCGCCGCATTCGTTTGCGAAGCGGGCGCCTGCCGGCTGCCCGTCACCGACCCGGCAGAGCTGGCGCGGGAGCTGGTCGAGCAGGCAGCCTAG
- a CDS encoding UvrD-helicase domain-containing protein, giving the protein MRVRVASAGTGKTTSLVLRYLELIATGTPLRRIAGVTFTRTAAAELRQRVGAGLEAVLESGGYLHLAPGQQNRQAFEEARRELDGATLTTIHGFMIGALRLAAPTMGLDPEFNPVAEWEGEALFEEELRSLLLLASDPGHPLHLTAERLGRSAGSDLLDLFRKRSLVDRFEAGSDERSEAAVELFEAAYEAYEKRLGATMLAPGEVERRALAMTRVPRAMERLRDRYRVVLVDEFQDVNPVQGRYFEAVEASGIEVEVVGDPKQSIYGFRNADVGVFRRALANGEELPPLVSSYRHGELVNRFLNKLTATLGEREMGFSAREAPSIGGAGEATSVRGRIEMHWVVGDEPVAELRCSEAKVLAERLSALHHDLEIPYREMAVLARSHPSLAVIEAALEEAGVPAILLQGRGYFERREIRDLYNALRAGVEPSGVPFAAWLRGPFGGLSANDFEAVLAAPEPLARLRLVNPAAAQRYDRLREIVLLPPLEALKALVREPLIDGLSLVSFLTERQRENVDALLFTVAGQPPASLEVLLERLDLLGRQSDAGDVPQTGEGIELLTVHAAKGLEWRVAAIFDLGRGAPPNRDSLRVDPESGRVAHRGSPEFDLAGSKIARREEAESYRLLYVAASRPREILLLTGSARGGRAKGWAKVLELMSLGPGARPRETAGFRLGVHRVRAEASRSTGRPGSGSSAPVRESAPWLDDTFPTHPYPPVFSPSRLKTVQRGSPLASTRRGAGRPADEPLEPADRRREGVVEPAEMRLRREGVVEHPHGGEGLPNEPGEPIRPGEAEEYLPGRASAVGTLVHYAISQSWRPDDPQHLENLLAQEVMFPFSRPEQESMLGEVAELLANYWSLVGAALPELEAREVDEAELPIALPHGATVWQGVIDRLYRIDGRWHLDDYKTDRIVDPGLYLAQLAIYRRAVKEARGVEPLARLVYLRSGEVVDIGADQLESAFEAAMSRDDESGSRPRD; this is encoded by the coding sequence GTGAGAGTTCGAGTGGCATCGGCCGGCACCGGCAAGACGACCAGTCTGGTGCTGCGTTATCTCGAGCTCATCGCAACCGGGACCCCGTTGCGGCGCATCGCCGGCGTAACCTTCACCCGCACCGCCGCCGCCGAACTCCGTCAGAGGGTAGGCGCCGGGCTCGAGGCGGTTCTCGAGTCGGGCGGGTACCTTCACCTCGCGCCGGGCCAGCAGAACCGGCAGGCGTTCGAGGAAGCCAGGCGCGAGCTGGACGGCGCCACACTCACCACCATCCACGGGTTCATGATCGGAGCGCTCCGTCTCGCCGCCCCCACGATGGGCCTGGATCCTGAGTTCAACCCCGTTGCCGAGTGGGAGGGCGAGGCACTCTTCGAGGAGGAGCTGAGGAGCCTGCTCCTGTTGGCCTCCGACCCGGGCCATCCGCTCCACCTGACCGCGGAGCGACTTGGGCGGTCGGCCGGCAGCGACCTGCTCGACCTGTTCCGCAAGCGGTCGCTCGTCGATCGGTTCGAGGCCGGAAGCGACGAGCGGAGTGAGGCGGCGGTCGAACTCTTCGAAGCGGCCTACGAGGCTTACGAGAAGCGGCTGGGTGCGACGATGCTGGCTCCCGGCGAGGTGGAGCGGCGGGCGCTGGCCATGACCCGCGTGCCGAGGGCGATGGAGCGCCTGCGGGACCGCTACCGGGTCGTGCTGGTAGACGAGTTCCAGGATGTGAACCCGGTCCAGGGTCGTTACTTCGAAGCGGTCGAGGCGTCCGGCATCGAGGTGGAAGTGGTCGGCGACCCCAAGCAGTCGATCTACGGGTTCCGCAACGCCGACGTGGGCGTGTTCCGGCGGGCGCTGGCCAACGGCGAGGAGCTTCCGCCCCTCGTCAGCAGCTACCGCCACGGTGAGCTCGTGAACCGCTTCCTGAACAAGCTCACCGCGACGCTGGGCGAACGGGAGATGGGCTTCTCGGCCCGGGAGGCGCCCTCAATCGGAGGCGCCGGCGAAGCGACGAGCGTTCGGGGGCGCATAGAGATGCACTGGGTGGTGGGCGACGAGCCGGTCGCGGAGCTGCGCTGCTCCGAAGCGAAGGTGCTGGCTGAACGCCTCTCTGCCCTTCACCACGACCTCGAGATCCCCTACCGGGAGATGGCCGTGCTCGCTCGTTCCCACCCCAGCCTCGCCGTCATCGAGGCGGCGCTGGAGGAGGCAGGCGTGCCCGCCATCCTGCTGCAGGGACGCGGCTACTTCGAGCGGCGCGAGATCAGGGACCTTTACAACGCGCTGCGCGCGGGCGTCGAACCGTCAGGGGTGCCGTTCGCCGCCTGGCTCCGCGGGCCGTTCGGAGGACTTTCGGCGAACGACTTCGAGGCCGTACTCGCCGCTCCCGAACCGCTCGCCCGGCTCCGTCTAGTGAATCCGGCAGCGGCCCAGAGGTACGACCGTCTGCGAGAGATAGTGCTGCTCCCACCACTGGAGGCGCTCAAGGCGCTCGTGCGCGAACCGCTGATCGACGGGCTCAGCCTCGTCAGTTTCCTGACGGAACGTCAGCGCGAGAACGTCGACGCTCTCCTCTTCACCGTTGCTGGCCAGCCGCCGGCCAGTCTCGAGGTCCTGCTCGAGCGGCTCGACCTGCTGGGGCGTCAGTCCGACGCCGGCGACGTTCCGCAGACGGGCGAAGGCATCGAGCTGCTTACCGTCCACGCCGCCAAGGGGCTCGAGTGGCGCGTCGCCGCCATCTTCGACCTGGGCAGGGGGGCGCCGCCGAACCGCGACAGCCTGCGGGTGGACCCGGAATCGGGCCGCGTCGCCCATCGCGGCAGCCCCGAATTCGACCTCGCCGGCAGCAAGATCGCTCGGCGCGAAGAGGCCGAGAGCTACCGGTTGCTGTACGTCGCGGCCAGCCGACCGCGGGAGATACTGCTTCTGACAGGCAGCGCCAGGGGTGGCCGTGCAAAGGGCTGGGCCAAGGTGCTCGAGTTGATGTCGCTGGGACCCGGGGCGAGGCCGCGAGAGACCGCCGGCTTCCGCCTCGGAGTGCACCGGGTGAGGGCCGAGGCGAGCAGGTCAACAGGGCGTCCCGGGAGCGGAAGCTCGGCACCGGTTCGGGAGAGCGCCCCGTGGCTCGACGATACCTTCCCCACCCATCCCTATCCCCCCGTCTTCAGTCCCTCCCGGCTCAAGACCGTTCAGCGCGGCAGCCCGCTCGCCTCAACGCGGCGCGGAGCTGGGCGCCCAGCGGACGAGCCGCTCGAGCCCGCCGACAGGCGCCGAGAAGGGGTGGTCGAGCCCGCCGAGATGCGCCTGCGCCGAGAAGGCGTGGTTGAGCACCCCCACGGAGGCGAAGGGCTGCCGAACGAGCCCGGCGAGCCGATCCGGCCCGGGGAGGCGGAGGAGTACCTGCCTGGCCGCGCCAGCGCGGTCGGCACCCTCGTTCACTACGCGATCAGCCAGTCGTGGCGGCCCGACGATCCGCAGCACCTGGAGAACCTCCTCGCTCAGGAGGTGATGTTCCCTTTCAGCCGGCCTGAGCAGGAGTCGATGCTGGGCGAGGTGGCGGAACTGCTCGCCAACTACTGGTCTCTCGTCGGCGCCGCTCTGCCGGAACTCGAGGCCAGGGAGGTGGACGAGGCCGAACTGCCGATCGCGCTCCCTCACGGCGCGACCGTCTGGCAGGGGGTGATCGACCGGCTCTACCGTATCGACGGACGATGGCATCTCGACGATTACAAGACCGACAGGATCGTCGATCCCGGCCTCTACCTGGCGCAACTTGCCATCTACAGGCGGGCGGTGAAGGAGGCCCGGGGCGTGGAACCTCTGGCCAGACTCGTCTACCTTCGTTCCGGTGAGGTGGTAGACATCGGCGCGGACCAGCTCGAATCGGCGTTCGAGGCCGCGATGTCACGCGACGATGAATCGGGGTCCCGGCCACGCGACTAA
- a CDS encoding acyl-CoA thioesterase gives MDDPLVHSMGLTVSREDTDELGHVNNAVYLMWVDECCRAHVERLGMPLKSMMSFGVLPVVRRHVATYRSSAVPGDRVVVSTRVVRARGALATRHNEVRRDDDELLVEVDTIGCGWTPGPAGPERRPPR, from the coding sequence ATGGACGATCCGCTCGTCCACTCGATGGGGCTCACCGTAAGCCGCGAAGACACCGACGAACTGGGGCACGTGAACAACGCCGTCTATCTGATGTGGGTCGACGAGTGTTGCCGCGCCCACGTGGAACGCCTGGGCATGCCGCTGAAGTCGATGATGTCTTTCGGCGTGTTGCCGGTGGTGAGGCGGCATGTGGCCACCTATCGCTCCTCCGCCGTGCCGGGTGACCGGGTGGTCGTGTCGACCCGGGTGGTTCGCGCCCGCGGAGCTCTAGCCACCCGGCATAACGAGGTAAGGCGCGATGATGACGAGTTGCTCGTCGAGGTCGACACGATTGGGTGTGGATGGACACCCGGACCGGCAGGCCCCGAACGCAGACCGCCCAGGTGA